Proteins encoded by one window of Streptomyces clavuligerus:
- a CDS encoding glutamate racemase, giving the protein MRRSLPHRTASPGPVDYGDRVKIALMDSGIGLLAAAAAVRGLRPDADLVLSQDPDGMPWGPRTPEGVTERALAVARAAAEHAPDALIVACNTATVHALPALRAALEPAIPVIGTVPAIKPAAVAGGPIAIWATPATTGSPYQRDLIGRFAGAVDVAEVPCPGLADAVDHADDEAIDRAVAAAAARTPRDTRAVVLGCTHYELVAERIRDAIGTPVALHGSAGAVAAQALRRIGAAPAPGATASGTLTVLLSGRASALPDRALRYAEGRGLQPLATGADFGG; this is encoded by the coding sequence ATGCGCCGCAGTCTGCCCCACCGGACCGCCTCACCGGGGCCTGTCGACTATGGTGACCGGGTGAAGATCGCGCTTATGGACTCCGGAATCGGCCTGCTCGCGGCTGCCGCCGCGGTACGCGGACTGCGGCCCGACGCGGATCTCGTGCTCTCCCAGGACCCCGACGGGATGCCCTGGGGTCCGCGCACCCCGGAGGGGGTGACCGAGCGGGCGCTCGCCGTGGCCCGCGCCGCCGCCGAGCACGCCCCGGACGCCCTGATCGTCGCCTGCAACACCGCCACCGTGCACGCCCTGCCCGCGCTCCGGGCGGCGCTGGAACCCGCGATCCCGGTCATCGGCACCGTACCGGCGATCAAGCCCGCCGCCGTGGCCGGAGGTCCCATCGCCATCTGGGCCACCCCGGCCACCACCGGCAGCCCCTACCAGCGCGACCTGATCGGCCGGTTCGCCGGGGCCGTCGATGTCGCCGAGGTGCCCTGCCCGGGTCTCGCCGACGCGGTGGACCACGCCGACGACGAGGCCATCGACCGGGCGGTGGCCGCCGCGGCGGCCCGCACCCCCCGGGACACCCGGGCCGTGGTCCTCGGCTGCACCCACTACGAACTCGTGGCCGAGCGCATCCGGGACGCCATCGGGACCCCCGTGGCCCTCCACGGGTCCGCCGGAGCCGTCGCCGCCCAGGCGCTGCGCCGGATCGGGGCCGCGCCCGCGCCGGGGGCCACCGCGTCCGGGACGCTGACCGTGCTGCTCAGTGGGCGGGCGTCCGCCCTGCCCGACAGGGCGCTGCGCTACGCCGAGGGCCGCGGGCTCCAGCCGCTGGCCACCGGGGCCGACTTCGGGGGCTGA